Sequence from the Desulfovibrio sp. X2 genome:
CCGAGCTGCTCGTGCAGCGCCCGGCTGCCCGCGTTGCCCGCGTCTATGCCCGCGACCATGGTGGCCACGCCGCGCGCGTCCGCGATGCGCACGAGCTCGCCCAGGAGCGCGCTGCCGATGCGCCGGGCGCGGAAGTCGCGGTGCACGTACACGGAATGCTCCATGGTGTACTTGAAGCCGGGCCAGGGCCGGAACTGGCCGTAGGTGGCGAATCCGGCCACGCGGCCCGCGCCTTCGGCAGAGGTCCCATCCACCACCTCGTACACCAGAACGGGCAGCCCGTCGCGCTTCTTCTGCGCGAACCAGGCGAGGCGGTCCTCCAGGCTCTGGGGACGGTAGGAATAGACCGCCGTGGAGGTCAGCACGGCGTCGTTGTAGATATCGAGAATGGCG
This genomic interval carries:
- a CDS encoding GNAT family N-acetyltransferase, giving the protein MIRDAFEGDMPAILDIYNDAVLTSTAVYSYRPQSLEDRLAWFAQKKRDGLPVLVYEVVDGTSAEGAGRVAGFATYGQFRPWPGFKYTMEHSVYVHRDFRARRIGSALLGELVRIADARGVATMVAGIDAGNAGSRALHEQLGFTEAGVIRKAGYKFGQWLDLAFYQLQLRGPATPTEDDDED